One window of Sulfurospirillum sp. 1612 genomic DNA carries:
- the mtaB gene encoding tRNA (N(6)-L-threonylcarbamoyladenosine(37)-C(2))-methylthiotransferase MtaB: MAKKVFFKTFGCRTNIYDTQVMMQNLKDFEVTRNEEEAQIVVVNSCTVTNGADSGVRSYINALNRKGKQVYIGGCGAFSKGADLFAKEKVFGVFGHSEKENLNKLLQRETRFVEIGDLTSLDETIVEEYLGKNKAFIKIQEGCDFRCSYCIIPYVRGNARSQNESKILEQIEKLASNGYGEFILTGTNIGSYGKDKGSSLGKLVQNIGKIRGVRRLRLGSIEPVQIDESFREILHEPWLERHLHIALQHTNEEMLRIMRRRNNTKDDLELFYELQSLGFALGTDFIVGHPGESEERWEDGLKKIQDFPLTHIHAFIYSKRDGTPSAKLKDEIRGDVSKTRLKALESIIEQKNYEFRLKNKKSLDILVEEQKNGLYTGFDQYYNKIYIKSDRDISKEWIEIGDYDVRENGNFAEF, translated from the coding sequence TGTGAACTCTTGCACGGTTACCAATGGTGCTGATAGTGGTGTCAGAAGCTATATTAATGCGCTCAATCGCAAAGGGAAACAAGTCTATATCGGAGGGTGTGGTGCTTTTAGTAAGGGTGCGGATTTGTTCGCCAAAGAGAAAGTCTTTGGTGTATTTGGACACTCTGAAAAAGAGAATCTCAATAAGCTTTTGCAAAGAGAGACACGCTTTGTTGAGATTGGTGATTTGACTTCGCTTGATGAGACGATTGTTGAGGAGTATTTAGGTAAAAATAAAGCATTTATCAAAATCCAAGAAGGGTGTGATTTTAGATGCAGTTATTGTATTATCCCTTATGTCAGGGGTAACGCACGCAGTCAAAATGAGAGTAAAATACTCGAACAAATCGAAAAATTAGCCAGCAATGGATATGGAGAATTTATCCTCACCGGTACCAATATCGGAAGCTATGGTAAAGACAAGGGCAGCTCATTGGGGAAATTGGTCCAAAATATTGGTAAAATTCGTGGAGTGAGACGCTTGAGATTAGGGAGTATTGAGCCGGTTCAGATTGATGAGAGTTTTCGTGAAATATTGCACGAGCCATGGTTGGAGCGTCATTTACATATCGCATTGCAACATACCAATGAAGAGATGCTGCGTATCATGAGAAGGCGCAATAATACCAAAGATGATTTGGAACTTTTTTATGAGTTGCAAAGTCTTGGATTTGCACTAGGGACCGATTTCATCGTGGGACATCCCGGAGAGAGCGAAGAGAGATGGGAAGATGGTTTGAAAAAGATTCAAGATTTTCCTTTGACGCACATTCATGCCTTTATCTATTCCAAAAGAGATGGGACCCCTTCGGCAAAATTGAAAGATGAGATTCGTGGAGATGTTTCAAAAACACGCTTAAAGGCATTGGAATCCATCATTGAACAAAAAAATTACGAATTTAGATTAAAGAATAAAAAAAGTTTAGATATACTTGTTGAAGAACAAAAAAATGGCTTATATACCGGATTTGATCAGTACTATAATAAAATATATATCAAATCAGATAGAGATATTTCAAAAGAGTGGATTGAGATAGGAGATTATGATGTTCGAGAAAATGGCAACTTTGCTGAATTTTAG